From one Trifolium pratense cultivar HEN17-A07 linkage group LG1, ARS_RC_1.1, whole genome shotgun sequence genomic stretch:
- the LOC123922288 gene encoding ubinuclein-1-like isoform X1 has protein sequence MTDSNSNPDPGAAASDSSRPSSASTCIRIGDRQLFKVELRPGETTIVSWKKLLKDANKDNNGSTSAPEQVPKANPALEARIAPGQTEKKEEDAPQTNRFSAVIEKIERLYMGNDSSDEEDLPVVPDDQYDTEDSFIDDAELDEYFEVDNSAIKHDGFFVNRGKLERISEPPALPNPPAKKRCRKDTLKNPGENVDGHVSNKHAKVGKTAAGKTASLPAKNTFNSLQNLAVPGEDLKPQNQSEISGITLKKKTTDSRPISNPSVCLKESNNDVPSVVICLNVPSVAEVKAADNQTTGVLQSKNRVDKYNDASGVLDTSHQKYQEKGVSSKSQPGRTPSSVDGLENTGGSKDKNGINELPELNLSGGKSVMQGPKSKNIFKKDSSSVRSKSTILEKAIQDLEKAVTESRPPTMENQEVDSTSQAIKRRLPREIKLKLAKVARLAQASQGKVSQELINRLMSILGHLIQLRTLKRNLKIMINVGLSAKKEKHDRLEQKKKEVVEMIKMQAPSIESEQQQQAGVSGDEELGPDGKAIPKSNFSMDTALEDKICDLYDLFVDGLDETAGPLVRKLYCDLAELWPNGCMDNHGIKRAICRAKERRRALHNRNKDQENIKREKLLVPKQEENVQSDDGFPVPPVASSQQNVRKRLAPESNSHSSLNKGVSNTVTDAQVLHPPVNGPKKEKAKGSSSRSPDDVRVAGSALIKKRKTENELEGTHFRPEKLASSKGEERHRPLKQSAVVPSKSNLHRASQPSVEQSS, from the exons ATGACCGACAGCAACTCCAATCCCGACCCCGGCGCCGCCGCTAGCGATTCGTCGCGACCTTCATCCGCGTCGACGTGCATCAGAATAGGTGATCGACAACTTTTCAAAGTTGAGCTCCGACCAGGTGAGACCACAATTGTATCGTGGAAGAAGCTTCTGAAAGACGCCAATAAGGATAACAATGGATCCACTTCAGCTCCTGAGCAAGTTCCGAAGGCGAACCCTGCGCTCGAAGCTAGAATCGCTCCT GGACAAActgagaagaaagaagaagatgcTCCCCAGACCAACCGGTTCAGTGCTGTAATAGAGAAAATTGAACGGCTTTACATG GGTAATGATAGTAGTGATGAGGAGGATCTACCTGTTGTTCCTGATGATCAGTATGACACAGAAGACTCTTTCATTGACGATGCTGAGCTG GATGAGTATTTTGAAGTTGATAATTCTGCAATCAAACATGATGGTTTCTTTGTCAATAGGGGGAAATTGGAACGCAT AAGTGAACCTCCGGCGTTACCTAATCCGCCAGCAAAGAAAAGGTGCCGGAAAGATACATTGAAGAATCCAGGTGAGAATGTTGATGGACATGTATCAAATAAACATGCAAAAGTGGGAAAGACGGCTGCTGGAAAAACTGCATCATTACCTGCGAAGAATACATTTAATTCCTTACAGAATTTGGCTGTACCTGGTGAAGATTTGAAACCTCAGAATCAATCGGAGATCTCTGGAATAACTTTGAAAAAGAAAACGACTGATAGTAGACCAATTTCAAATCCGTCTGTCTGTTTGAAAGAATCCAATAATGATGTCCCTTCTGTGGTTATCTGTTTGAACGTGCCTTCTGTAGCAGAAGTCAAAGCTGCTGACAATCAGACTACAGGAGTACTCCAATCTAAGAACAGAGTGGATAAATATAACGATGCAAGTGGAGTGCTTGATACTTCTCATCAAAAGTACCAAGAAAAGGGTGTTTCTTCCAAATCCCAACCTGGAAGAACCCCAAGTAGTGTTGATGGTTTAGAAAATACAGGTGGatcaaaagataaaaatggCATCAATGAGCTACCAGAACTTAACTTGTCTGGGGGAAAATCTGTGATGCAAGGACCA AAATCTAAAAACATATTCAAAAAAGATAGCTCCAGTGTGAGGTCAAAATCTACAATTCTTGAGAAAGCTATTCAAGATTTGGAGAAAGCGGTCACAGAAT CAAGGCCACCAACTATGgaaaaccaggaggttgataGCACATCCCAAGCTATCAAACGGAGATTACCCAGAGAAATAAAGCTAAAACTTGCTAAAGTTGCGAGATTAGCG caGGCAAGCCAAGGGAAAGTATCACAGGAGTTAATTAATCGTCTTATGAGTATTCTTGGGCACCTGATTCAGCTCAGAACACTAAAG AGAAACTTAAAAATTATGATCAATGTGGGTTTGTCTGCAAAGAAAGAGAAACATGATAGGCTTGAACAAAAAAAGAAGGAAGTTGTTGAGATGATAAAGATGCAGGCGCCATCTATTGAATCTGAG CAACAGCAGCAAGCTGGAGTATCTGGTGATGAAGAATTGGGTCCTGATGGAAAAGCAATACCTAAAAGTAATTTTAGTATGGACACTGCATTGGAAGACAAGATTTGTGATCTCTATGACCTTTTTGTTGAT GGATTGGATGAAACTGCAGGTCCCCTAGTCAGAAAGTTGTATTGTGAT CTAGCAGAACTATGGCCAAATGGTTGCATGGACAACCACGGGATCAAACGTGCAATTTGCAGGGCAAAAGAGAGGCGCAGAGCACTACACAATAGAAATAAG GATCAGGAAAACATTAAGAGGGAAAAGTTACTGGTACCTAAGCAGGAGGAGAATGTTCAATCTGATGATGGTTTTCCAGTTCCACCGGTTGCTAGTTCACAACAGAACGTGCGAAAGCGATTAGCTCCAGAATCTAACAGTCATTCTTCATTGAATAAGGGTGTTTCTAATACAGTTACAGATGCCCAGGTTCTCCACCCCCCTGTGAATGGTccgaaaaaagaaaaagcaaaggGGAGTTCAAGCCGTTCCCCAGATGATGTCAGGGTTGCAGGCAGTGCATTGattaaaaagagaaagacaGAAAATGAGTTGGAAGGAACTCATTTTCGCCCTGAGAAGCTGGCTTCTTCGAAGGGAGAAGAAAGACATAGGCCTCTGAAGCAGTCTGCAGTTGTTCCCTCCAAATCAAACCTTCACCGAGCATCACAACCCAGTGTTGAACAATCAAGCTAA